In one Oscillospiraceae bacterium genomic region, the following are encoded:
- a CDS encoding nicotinate phosphoribosyltransferase, which yields MNYTLLCDFYELTMANGYFQTGLTDQICYFDVFFRNVPDGGGFAIAAGLEQVIHYIEHLRFDDEDIAYLRGKGVFCEEFLAYLRTFRFTGDIWAVPEGTPIFPREPILTVRAPAIEAQFIETFLLLTLNHQSLIATKSNRIVRAADGRPVSEFGSRRAQGADGAIMGARASYIAGCAGTACTLADELYGSPAGGTMAHSWVQMFPDEYTAFKTYCQLYPHAATLLVDTYNVLKSGVPNAIRAFKEILLPQGITSCAIRLDSGDLTYLSKKARKLLDAAGLTECKIVASNSLDEYIIRDLLLQGAKIDSFGVGERLITSKSEPVFGGVYKLAAVEDREGNILPKIKISANPDKITNPHFKKVYRLFDNESGKAFADLITLHDETVDESKPLELFDPDATWKRSTVTDFTARELLVPVFLGGKAVYKSPSITEMRSYCAGQIDLLWDEVKRFENPHNYYVDLSQKLWDIKHALLQRRG from the coding sequence ATGAACTACACCCTGCTTTGCGATTTTTACGAGCTCACCATGGCCAACGGCTATTTTCAGACCGGCCTGACCGACCAGATCTGCTACTTCGACGTGTTCTTCCGCAACGTGCCCGACGGCGGCGGCTTCGCCATCGCGGCGGGGCTGGAGCAGGTGATCCACTACATCGAGCACCTGCGCTTTGACGACGAGGACATCGCGTACCTGCGGGGCAAGGGGGTCTTCTGCGAGGAGTTCCTCGCCTATCTACGCACCTTCCGCTTCACGGGCGACATCTGGGCGGTGCCCGAGGGCACCCCCATCTTCCCCCGGGAGCCCATCCTCACCGTCCGCGCCCCGGCCATCGAGGCCCAGTTTATCGAGACCTTCCTCCTGCTGACCCTGAACCACCAGTCCCTCATCGCCACCAAGTCCAACCGCATCGTCCGCGCCGCCGACGGCCGCCCGGTGTCCGAGTTCGGCTCCCGCCGGGCCCAGGGGGCGGACGGCGCCATCATGGGCGCCCGGGCCTCCTATATCGCCGGCTGCGCCGGCACCGCCTGCACCCTGGCCGACGAGCTCTACGGCTCCCCCGCCGGGGGCACCATGGCCCACTCCTGGGTGCAGATGTTCCCCGACGAGTACACCGCCTTCAAGACCTACTGCCAGCTCTACCCCCACGCGGCCACCCTGCTGGTGGACACCTACAACGTGCTCAAGTCCGGCGTGCCCAACGCCATCCGGGCCTTTAAGGAAATCCTGCTGCCCCAGGGGATTACCAGCTGCGCCATCCGGCTGGACTCGGGGGATCTGACCTACCTGTCCAAGAAGGCCCGCAAGCTGCTGGACGCCGCCGGGCTCACCGAGTGCAAGATCGTGGCCTCCAACTCCCTGGACGAGTACATCATCCGGGACCTGCTGCTCCAGGGGGCCAAAATCGACTCCTTCGGCGTGGGCGAGCGGCTGATCACCTCCAAGTCCGAGCCCGTGTTCGGCGGCGTGTACAAGCTGGCCGCCGTGGAGGACCGGGAGGGCAACATCCTCCCCAAAATCAAGATCAGCGCCAACCCGGACAAGATTACCAACCCCCACTTCAAAAAGGTCTACCGCCTGTTCGACAACGAGTCGGGCAAGGCCTTCGCCGACCTCATCACCCTCCACGACGAGACGGTGGACGAGAGCAAGCCCCTGGAGCTCTTCGACCCGGACGCCACCTGGAAGCGCAGCACCGTCACGGACTTCACCGCCCGGGAGCTGCTCGTGCCCGTGTTCCTGGGTGGCAAGGCGGTGTACAAATCCCCCTCCATCACCGAGATGCGCTCCTACTGCGCGGGGCAGATCGACCTGCTGTGGGACGAGGTCAAGCGCTTTGAAAACCCCCACAACTACTACGTGGACCTGTCCCAGAAGCTCTGGGACATCAAGCACGCGCTGCTCCAGCGCCGGGGCTAG
- a CDS encoding transcriptional regulator yields the protein MNVDYAAVGQRIKDVRKARRLTQEQLAEALSVSVGYVSQIERGVTKVSLDTLSAIAARLDCDLAQLVSGMATGHESYLHRELGQAVERMDGRQKRLLLDMARLILKY from the coding sequence ATGAATGTGGACTATGCCGCCGTGGGGCAGCGTATCAAAGACGTCAGAAAAGCCCGGAGGCTGACGCAGGAGCAGCTGGCCGAGGCGCTCTCCGTGTCCGTGGGCTACGTGAGCCAGATTGAGCGCGGCGTGACCAAGGTGAGCCTGGATACGCTCTCGGCCATCGCGGCCCGGCTGGACTGCGATCTGGCGCAGCTGGTGTCCGGCATGGCCACCGGCCATGAGAGCTACCTGCACCGGGAGCTGGGGCAGGCGGTGGAGCGCATGGACGGCAGGCAGAAGCGCCTGCTGCTGGATATGGCCCGGCTGATACTGAAATATTGA
- a CDS encoding phosphoesterase, giving the protein MPRRKKIVLAALLAAAAAVALLALDVRLAVRLYTVPTGKLDAPVRIALITDFHGCNYGAGQAELLDPLRQAQPDLVLLGGDIFDDVLPWDNTLELLDLLGAQYPCFYVSGNHEFWSGRAEEMKDALRERGVTVLEGGRTEVEVNGQAISLSGIDDPDAGAAYGGQLEAAAPAGEGFSILLAHRPERIGDYLPYGYDLVLSGHAHGGQWRIPGLLNGLWAPNAGLFPKYAGGLYTHGDTVHVVSRGLARETTRIPRLFNRPELVLVDLVPAR; this is encoded by the coding sequence TTGCCGCGGCGCAAAAAAATCGTGCTCGCCGCCCTGCTGGCGGCCGCCGCCGCGGTGGCGCTCCTCGCCCTGGACGTGAGGCTGGCGGTGCGGCTGTACACGGTGCCCACCGGGAAGCTGGACGCCCCGGTGCGCATCGCCCTCATCACCGACTTCCACGGCTGTAACTACGGCGCGGGCCAGGCCGAGCTGCTGGACCCCCTGCGGCAGGCCCAGCCCGACCTGGTGCTGCTGGGCGGGGACATCTTCGACGACGTGCTCCCCTGGGACAACACCCTGGAGTTGCTGGACCTGCTGGGCGCGCAGTACCCCTGCTTTTACGTCTCCGGCAACCACGAGTTCTGGAGCGGCCGGGCGGAGGAGATGAAGGATGCGCTGCGCGAGCGCGGCGTGACGGTGCTGGAGGGCGGGCGCACAGAGGTGGAGGTAAACGGCCAGGCCATCTCCCTCAGCGGTATCGACGACCCGGACGCGGGGGCGGCCTACGGCGGCCAGCTGGAGGCCGCCGCCCCGGCGGGGGAGGGCTTCTCCATACTCCTGGCCCACCGGCCCGAGCGGATCGGGGATTACCTGCCCTACGGGTACGACCTGGTGCTCAGCGGCCACGCCCACGGGGGCCAGTGGCGCATACCGGGGCTGCTCAACGGCCTGTGGGCCCCCAACGCGGGGCTGTTCCCCAAATACGCGGGCGGGCTGTACACCCACGGGGACACCGTCCACGTCGTCAGCCGGGGCCTGGCCCGGGAGACCACCCGGATCCCCCGGCTCTTCAACCGGCCCGAGCTGGTGCTGGTGGATCTGGTCCCGGCGCGCTGA
- a CDS encoding N-acetyltransferase, which translates to MPIIRPARPEELDEIFALVRRAVIHMNAAGNPQWGDDYPTRGHYAQDLARGELYGAYSPAGALLGAACINTEQAPEYSAVAWRVPGPAVVIHRMAVDPEQQRQGVGRAFFRFAEELARSRGVPALHIDTYGKNDRMQALILSCGFTPAGEINLHGRPLKYPCFEKVLG; encoded by the coding sequence ATGCCTATCATCCGCCCCGCCCGGCCGGAGGAGCTGGACGAGATTTTCGCCCTGGTCCGCCGCGCCGTGATCCACATGAACGCCGCGGGAAACCCCCAGTGGGGGGACGACTACCCCACCCGCGGCCACTACGCCCAAGACCTCGCCAGGGGCGAGCTCTACGGCGCATACAGCCCGGCGGGCGCCCTGCTGGGCGCGGCCTGCATTAACACCGAACAGGCCCCCGAGTACTCCGCCGTGGCCTGGCGCGTCCCCGGCCCCGCCGTGGTCATCCACCGCATGGCGGTGGACCCGGAGCAGCAGCGCCAGGGCGTGGGCCGCGCCTTCTTCCGCTTCGCGGAGGAGCTGGCCCGCAGCCGGGGCGTGCCCGCCCTGCATATCGACACCTACGGCAAAAACGACCGGATGCAGGCGCTGATCCTCAGCTGCGGCTTTACGCCCGCGGGGGAGATCAACCTCCACGGCCGCCCCCTGAAATACCCCTGCTTCGAGAAGGTACTGGGCTGA
- a CDS encoding peptide ABC transporter substrate-binding protein, which produces MKKWVPLFLCGAMLLGALSGCGPAAANGSPATPPAATAAGTPAGSGTPTAAGEPVYGGTLRIAVNRSINAKALDPVFADGTACDQVINQFGDNLVVLSPEGDTYLPSIATSWEISDDGMTYTFQIRDDVHFQVGKYQDGRLLTAEDAAYSLNRAHAEAWWNYIPYFKSAEAVDDTTLVCHLEYANALFLYDLTSPSGIMIPREEVEGWGEEQFGSHPIGTGPFQVVEHVPDQYVKLEKNPNYWGVEPYLDGLIYYIIVDEAQNMNALSTGEIDVSVNIAGDYIKQLKDNPKLVLAQGPQNRIAFCGYNMTHPILSDKRVRDALSMAVDRAQIVGAVYANGDGIASALPIPVTCWAYDASLESLALPYDVEGAKQLLAQAGYPNGFDIVLSVGQSDAYVRAATIIQAMLSQIGVNVEIQSITPTEMTDRLLNNTVELFMRDGGQGGSTDPASFVGNFLDSSKLHTNYNSWCYDNPETDKLVRAAAAETDQSVRVGLYQDLIREAMDANIGLFYATINTSWGMQSNVNGYVLETGAVMRVSGLEGTGINMWLSK; this is translated from the coding sequence GTGAAAAAATGGGTGCCTCTGTTTTTATGTGGAGCAATGCTGCTCGGCGCGCTGTCCGGCTGCGGACCGGCGGCTGCCAACGGTTCGCCCGCCACGCCCCCCGCCGCCACTGCCGCCGGTACGCCCGCGGGCTCCGGTACGCCCACGGCGGCCGGAGAACCCGTATACGGCGGAACACTGCGCATAGCCGTCAACCGTTCCATCAATGCCAAGGCGCTGGATCCCGTCTTTGCGGACGGCACGGCCTGCGACCAGGTCATAAACCAGTTTGGCGACAATCTGGTGGTGCTCAGCCCGGAAGGCGATACGTATCTGCCCAGCATAGCCACGTCCTGGGAGATCAGCGATGACGGCATGACCTATACCTTTCAAATCCGCGACGACGTGCATTTCCAGGTGGGAAAATACCAGGACGGCCGCCTTCTGACCGCCGAGGACGCCGCGTACTCCCTGAACCGCGCCCACGCGGAGGCCTGGTGGAACTATATCCCCTATTTTAAGTCCGCGGAGGCTGTGGACGACACAACCCTGGTCTGCCATCTGGAGTACGCCAATGCCCTGTTCCTCTACGATCTGACCAGTCCCTCGGGCATTATGATCCCCAGGGAAGAGGTCGAGGGCTGGGGCGAAGAGCAGTTTGGCAGCCACCCCATCGGCACCGGCCCCTTCCAGGTCGTGGAGCATGTCCCCGACCAGTATGTCAAATTGGAGAAGAACCCCAACTACTGGGGCGTCGAACCCTATCTGGATGGTCTTATTTATTATATTATCGTGGACGAGGCCCAGAATATGAACGCCCTCTCCACCGGCGAAATCGACGTGTCGGTCAATATTGCCGGAGACTATATCAAGCAGCTCAAGGACAATCCCAAGCTGGTGCTGGCACAGGGGCCCCAGAACCGGATCGCGTTCTGTGGCTACAACATGACGCATCCGATTTTGTCCGACAAGCGCGTGCGCGACGCCCTGTCTATGGCCGTCGACAGAGCGCAGATCGTCGGTGCCGTCTACGCCAATGGCGACGGCATTGCCAGCGCGCTGCCCATTCCGGTTACCTGCTGGGCCTATGACGCGTCTTTGGAATCCCTTGCGCTGCCCTATGATGTGGAGGGCGCGAAACAATTGCTGGCGCAGGCCGGGTATCCCAACGGCTTCGATATTGTCCTCTCCGTCGGCCAGTCCGACGCCTATGTGCGCGCCGCCACAATCATTCAGGCGATGCTCAGTCAAATTGGCGTCAACGTTGAGATACAGAGCATTACGCCCACGGAAATGACGGATCGGCTTTTAAACAACACTGTCGAGCTTTTTATGAGGGACGGCGGCCAGGGCGGCTCCACCGATCCCGCCAGCTTTGTGGGGAATTTCCTGGACTCCTCCAAGCTGCACACCAACTACAATTCCTGGTGCTACGACAACCCCGAAACGGACAAGCTGGTTCGCGCCGCCGCGGCCGAGACCGACCAGAGCGTCCGCGTGGGCCTCTACCAGGATCTGATCAGAGAGGCCATGGACGCCAATATCGGCCTTTTTTATGCCACGATTAACACCTCCTGGGGGATGCAGAGCAACGTAAACGGCTACGTGCTGGAAACCGGCGCCGTGATGCGCGTGAGCGGCCTGGAGGGAACCGGCATTAATATGTGGCTCTCCAAGTAG
- a CDS encoding dipicolinate synthase subunit A, translated as MKNELNIWVVGGDMRQAKLAEQFADDGHTVHTFALERAPEPILGAEQAEDLEGAALADCVVLPLPVTGEGSLLNAPLSAGRHTLVQVLDALRPGQVVCAGKVGDEARSLAAKRGLTLQDYFAREELAVANAVPTAEGAIQIAMEELPSTLHGARVLVIGYGRLGKLLAHRLSALGAKVSVAARSCADLAWIEAYGYGVEHSGQLEGWLCCYDLVVNTVPARMLDGSALSDLRPGCLVIDLASKPGGVDFDAASRLGIKAIWALSLPGKVAPVTAGRSIRTTIYNILNELGV; from the coding sequence ATGAAAAACGAACTGAATATCTGGGTGGTGGGGGGCGACATGCGCCAGGCCAAGCTGGCCGAGCAGTTTGCCGACGACGGCCACACAGTCCACACCTTTGCGCTGGAGCGGGCCCCGGAGCCCATTCTGGGGGCCGAGCAGGCCGAGGATCTGGAGGGCGCGGCCCTGGCCGACTGCGTGGTGCTGCCGCTGCCGGTGACGGGGGAGGGGAGCCTTTTAAACGCGCCGCTGTCCGCCGGGCGGCACACCCTGGTCCAGGTGCTGGACGCCCTGCGGCCCGGACAGGTGGTCTGCGCCGGCAAGGTGGGGGACGAGGCCCGTTCCCTGGCGGCCAAGCGGGGGCTGACCTTACAGGACTACTTCGCCCGGGAGGAGCTGGCCGTGGCCAACGCGGTGCCCACGGCGGAGGGGGCCATCCAGATTGCGATGGAGGAGCTGCCCAGCACCCTCCACGGCGCCCGTGTGCTGGTCATCGGCTACGGGCGGCTGGGAAAGCTGCTGGCCCACCGTCTGTCCGCCCTGGGGGCCAAGGTGAGCGTGGCGGCCCGGAGCTGCGCCGACCTGGCGTGGATCGAGGCCTACGGCTACGGCGTGGAGCACAGCGGCCAGCTGGAGGGGTGGCTTTGCTGCTACGACCTGGTGGTCAACACCGTGCCCGCCCGGATGCTGGATGGGTCGGCCCTGAGCGACCTGCGCCCCGGCTGCCTGGTCATCGACCTGGCCTCCAAGCCAGGCGGGGTGGACTTCGACGCGGCGTCCCGGCTGGGCATCAAGGCCATCTGGGCGCTGTCCCTGCCCGGGAAGGTGGCCCCGGTGACGGCGGGGCGGAGTATCCGAACAACCATATATAACATATTAAACGAGTTGGGAGTGTGA
- the spoVFB gene encoding dipicolinate synthase subunit B, with protein MEQVRAGFAFCGSFCTYAKAMEALEQVHARYGDVTPIVSEIGVEVDTRFGNAHDFMREMERICDKRVIDSIQKAEPIGPKKLLDVLVVCPCTGNTLAKLACGITDSTVTMAVKAHLRNNRPVVLAMATNDALSGSAKNIGALLDKKNIYFVPFRQDDPSGKPTSLVADFSLVPETIEAALKGKQLQPLLLGP; from the coding sequence ATGGAACAAGTCAGAGCAGGCTTTGCCTTCTGCGGCTCCTTCTGTACATATGCCAAGGCCATGGAGGCCCTGGAGCAGGTGCACGCCAGATACGGGGACGTGACCCCCATCGTGTCCGAGATCGGTGTGGAAGTGGATACGCGCTTCGGCAACGCCCACGATTTTATGCGGGAGATGGAGCGCATCTGCGACAAGCGGGTCATCGACAGCATCCAGAAGGCGGAGCCCATCGGGCCCAAGAAGCTGCTGGACGTGCTGGTGGTGTGCCCGTGCACGGGGAACACCCTGGCCAAGCTGGCGTGCGGGATCACGGACAGCACGGTGACCATGGCGGTAAAGGCCCACCTGCGCAACAACCGGCCGGTGGTGCTGGCGATGGCCACCAACGACGCGCTGTCCGGCTCGGCCAAGAACATCGGGGCGCTGCTGGACAAAAAGAATATCTATTTCGTCCCATTCCGGCAGGATGATCCGAGCGGGAAGCCCACCTCGTTGGTAGCTGATTTCAGCCTGGTTCCCGAAACGATCGAAGCGGCCCTCAAAGGAAAACAACTTCAGCCGCTGCTGTTGGGGCCATAA
- a CDS encoding glycosyl transferase: MQKIITFAVPCYNSAAYMDHCVETLLAGGEDIEIILVDDGSTKDDTPAICDRYAAQYPGIVRAIHQENGGHGEGVNQGLRNATGLYYKVVDSDDWLDVPALHKALDKLREFAQMPRPVDLLVCNYVYEHVEDNTQKVMRYTNVFPENRIFSWNEIGRFRPSQYLLMHSVFYRTALLRDCALELPKHTFYVDNIFVYQPLPAVESIYYMDLDLYRYFIGRADQSVNEKVMVTRVDQQVRVTKLMIGAHDLNAVRDRLPKLGRYMTNYLAMMMTISSIFLLIDNSPAALGKKTELWEYLRSVDPALFHKLKYRAVSAVSNFPGYQGRRLSVKLYRFARRIYKFN, encoded by the coding sequence ATGCAGAAGATCATCACCTTCGCGGTACCCTGCTACAACTCCGCCGCCTATATGGACCACTGTGTGGAGACCCTGCTGGCCGGCGGCGAGGACATTGAAATCATCCTGGTGGACGACGGGTCCACAAAGGACGACACCCCCGCCATCTGCGACCGCTACGCGGCGCAGTACCCCGGCATCGTCCGGGCCATCCACCAGGAGAACGGGGGCCACGGCGAGGGGGTCAACCAGGGCCTGCGCAACGCCACGGGCCTGTACTACAAGGTGGTGGACTCCGACGACTGGCTGGACGTGCCCGCCCTGCACAAGGCGCTGGACAAGCTGCGGGAGTTCGCCCAAATGCCCAGGCCGGTGGATCTGCTGGTGTGCAACTACGTGTACGAGCACGTGGAGGATAACACCCAGAAGGTGATGCGCTACACCAACGTGTTCCCGGAAAACCGCATTTTTTCCTGGAATGAGATCGGCCGCTTCCGCCCCTCCCAGTACCTGCTGATGCACTCGGTGTTCTACCGCACCGCCCTGCTGCGGGACTGCGCCCTGGAGCTGCCCAAGCATACCTTCTATGTGGACAACATCTTCGTCTACCAGCCCCTGCCCGCGGTGGAGAGCATCTACTACATGGATCTGGACCTGTACCGCTACTTCATCGGCCGGGCGGACCAGAGCGTCAACGAGAAGGTGATGGTCACCCGGGTGGACCAGCAGGTGCGGGTGACCAAGCTGATGATCGGCGCCCACGACCTGAACGCCGTCCGGGACCGGCTGCCCAAGCTGGGGCGGTACATGACCAACTATCTGGCCATGATGATGACCATCTCCTCCATCTTCCTGCTCATCGACAACTCCCCCGCCGCCCTGGGCAAAAAGACCGAGCTGTGGGAGTACCTGCGCAGCGTGGACCCGGCCCTGTTCCACAAGCTGAAGTACCGGGCGGTGTCGGCGGTGTCCAACTTCCCGGGCTACCAGGGCCGCAGGCTCTCGGTAAAGCTCTACCGCTTCGCCCGCAGGATTTACAAGTTTAACTGA
- a CDS encoding amidase, whose protein sequence is MKKLLLVVDYQKDFVDGALGFPGAEALDGPIAARIRAYRAAGDDVAFTLDTHGGDYAHTQEGRRLPVPHCILNTPGWALYGETARARDPGADTTFEKPTFPSLRLGGWLKERGYGRVELCGLVSHICVLSNAVVAKAALPEAEIVVDARLTASYDAALHEKALDILEGLQVTVLNRGPRP, encoded by the coding sequence GTGAAAAAGCTGCTGCTGGTGGTGGATTACCAAAAGGACTTTGTGGACGGGGCGCTGGGCTTTCCGGGCGCGGAGGCGCTGGACGGCCCCATCGCCGCGCGCATACGGGCGTACCGGGCCGCCGGGGACGACGTGGCCTTCACCCTGGACACCCACGGCGGGGACTACGCCCATACCCAGGAGGGCCGCAGGCTGCCCGTGCCCCACTGCATTTTGAATACCCCCGGCTGGGCCCTGTACGGCGAGACCGCGCGCGCCCGCGACCCCGGCGCGGACACAACATTTGAAAAGCCCACCTTCCCCTCCCTCCGGCTGGGCGGCTGGCTGAAGGAGCGGGGCTACGGACGGGTGGAGCTGTGCGGCCTGGTGTCCCACATCTGCGTGCTCTCCAACGCGGTGGTTGCCAAGGCCGCCCTGCCGGAGGCCGAAATCGTGGTGGACGCCCGCCTCACCGCCTCCTACGACGCCGCCCTCCACGAGAAGGCGCTGGATATACTGGAGGGCCTCCAAGTGACGGTGCTCAACCGCGGCCCGCGCCCATAA